One window from the genome of Pieris rapae chromosome 8, ilPieRapa1.1, whole genome shotgun sequence encodes:
- the LOC110992185 gene encoding uncharacterized protein LOC110992185: MRFKFSPRIKPRSALFCRDTIVKGVMVNYGNLIKLLWSSSRDIDIKSNAQSEFNYLVLEVTDGKMNIYFCFLIMSLKISNTVQKNIINSDKQTFTEQLPSDYNNESKKSTTITPDSSTIIYFEPVTEPKIFKRQSINVEELKAVHGSPDFVYDETYDNDLPNFRRSENNRSLNKIDNIKILEKQVQSKAALQAEGWSHISNTKTPVIRGSIIPEFIIDQIVYEDSESNTNFKSTIEELEKKITAHNEKDRYKFSQLFQEIKNLHNELEELKKLQKQLNRTQEILTRRDNSANEQLGNALNLPTPKCCSKTINPYRYPMQSHIHVNPYVYQLPINNNPPKTLTPPNLPYLQIIPRLFSSNFNNNQRFVQHAPLFKYFH, from the exons ATGCGTTTCAAATTTTCGCCACGAATTAAACCACGCTCGGCTTTGTTTTGCCGTGATACGATAGTTAAAGGAGTTATGGTCAATTATggtaacttaattaaattgctctGGAGCTCCAGTCGAGATATCGACATTAAATCGAATGCCCAATCGGAATTCAATTACCTTGTGTTAGAAGTGACGGACggtaaaatgaatatttattttt gttttttaataatgtcattaaaaatttcaaataccgttcaaaaaaatataataaattctgaTAAACAAACTTTCACTGAGCAGTTACCTTcagattataataatgaaagtaaaaaatcGACGACAATTACTCCGGACAGTTcgacaattatttactttgaacCAGTGACAgaacctaaaatatttaaaagacaatCGATTAATGTCGAGGAACTGAAGGCAGTTCATGGATCTCCTGACTTTGTTTATGATGAGACGTATGATAACGACCTGCCTAACTTTAGAAGAAGCGAAAATAATCggtctttaaataaaatagataacataaaaatcttaGAAAAACAAGTTCAATCTAAAGCAGCACTGCAAGCCGAAGGTTGGAGTCAcatttcaaatacaaaaacaccTGTCATCCGAGGAAGCATTATACCAGAATTCATTATAGATCAAATAGTTTACGAAGATAGTGAAAGTAATACTAACTTCAAAAGTACAATTGAGgaactagaaaaaaaaatcacagccCATAATGAAAAGGACAGATACAAATTTTCACAACTGTTTCAAGAGATAAAAAATCTCCACAACGAATTAGAGGAATTGAAAAAACTACAAAAGCAACTAAATAGAACTCAGGAAATTCTTACACGTAGGGACAATTCAGCAAATGAGCAGTTGGGTAATGCATTGAATTTGCCCACACCAAAATGTTGCTCGAAGACGATTAATCCATATAGATATCCAATGCAGAGTCACATACATGTAAACCCATATGTGTACCAATTgccaattaataataacccGCCCAAAACGCTAACCCCGCCAAACCTACCTTATTTACAGATAATACCCAGACTCTTttcatcaaattttaataataatcagagGTTCGTACAGCACGCCCCATTGTTTAAATACTTTCATTAG